The Nitrospirales bacterium genome includes a window with the following:
- the tatA gene encoding twin-arginine translocase TatA/TatE family subunit, with amino-acid sequence MIGSFGWMELLLILIIVLIIFGAGKIPQLGEGLGKAIKGFKKSVHEADALDVTPNPDQPMASQEIPQQPEQVQAQQTAQVNTPPPPQHETVQSPQPEQARQG; translated from the coding sequence ATGATCGGGTCTTTTGGCTGGATGGAATTACTCCTGATTTTGATTATCGTGCTGATTATCTTTGGCGCAGGAAAGATTCCACAGCTTGGAGAAGGGTTGGGAAAAGCGATCAAAGGCTTCAAAAAGTCAGTCCATGAGGCTGATGCGCTGGATGTGACTCCCAATCCTGATCAGCCAATGGCCAGCCAAGAAATCCCGCAGCAGCCAGAACAGGTTCAAGCGCAACAAACGGCTCAGGTGAATACGCCGCCGCCACCTCAACATGAGACCGTTCAATCTCCCCAACCAGAACAAGCTAGACAAGGATAA
- a CDS encoding class I SAM-dependent methyltransferase, translated as MSAQSSLDPDALPQIIGDFRPVDQWQIHINDVFYGLRGNRLREFYQTFASADYRLAYALAGDYYRRLGQRDQRHDSGGDNAQQDAESALIVMEWGCGNGNLAACFLDRFKELDVSGRYYPRLQYQLIDKNAVVLEEARNNPAFARHQAKVTFTNGRVEDLQEFQDGTVDRIICNELWSELPTKLILRKASELREEQIRPNVSESKLAEIQDWSGFVQAFDQKDIQVLREFPSFLEDLVWEREYHEVEAKSLSFRRTISEFMKHIDEEVLVPINTGASASIKEAMRLLSPDAIGMSAFDAGTADSQVLNDPDKPCYSVHGGQFSFMVNFALLEDIGRHLGAKNLVIEAQREFVGNGLGENVLTLMDLLAAHPRLPESDSWEFDALVVRTLEVINSGYASPYRQTIDFPIRESTPADERAKLSAILGGLNPNGLPDTIAYITESEIRKVQSSLEELGYDGEGIRMILQMPPNLVDYTHFFLSSS; from the coding sequence ATGTCAGCGCAATCTTCGTTGGATCCGGATGCCCTTCCCCAAATTATCGGAGATTTTCGACCGGTCGATCAATGGCAAATCCATATTAATGATGTGTTCTACGGACTTCGGGGCAACAGGCTTCGGGAGTTTTATCAAACATTCGCATCCGCGGATTATCGTTTAGCCTATGCCTTGGCGGGAGATTACTACCGACGTCTCGGTCAACGGGACCAACGGCATGATTCCGGAGGAGACAACGCTCAACAAGATGCTGAATCGGCATTGATCGTGATGGAGTGGGGATGTGGAAATGGAAATTTAGCCGCGTGTTTTTTGGATCGTTTCAAAGAATTAGATGTTTCGGGCCGGTATTATCCACGCCTGCAGTATCAGTTAATCGATAAGAACGCCGTGGTGCTCGAAGAAGCCCGGAACAACCCTGCCTTTGCGCGGCATCAAGCGAAGGTGACATTCACGAATGGGCGTGTCGAAGACCTTCAGGAATTTCAGGATGGAACGGTTGATCGAATCATTTGTAATGAACTGTGGAGCGAACTTCCAACAAAATTGATTTTGCGGAAAGCCAGCGAGTTGCGTGAAGAACAGATTCGTCCCAATGTGAGCGAATCAAAACTTGCAGAAATTCAAGACTGGTCCGGGTTCGTTCAGGCATTTGACCAGAAAGACATTCAAGTGCTGCGGGAATTTCCGAGCTTTTTGGAAGATCTGGTTTGGGAACGCGAATACCACGAGGTGGAAGCCAAGTCGTTATCATTTCGTCGGACCATCAGTGAGTTCATGAAGCATATCGATGAGGAAGTCTTGGTTCCTATCAATACGGGTGCGTCGGCTTCGATCAAGGAGGCGATGCGCCTGTTATCGCCTGACGCCATCGGAATGAGCGCCTTTGATGCCGGCACGGCTGACAGCCAAGTCCTGAATGATCCGGATAAGCCGTGCTATTCCGTGCACGGCGGGCAATTCAGTTTCATGGTTAATTTTGCCTTGCTTGAAGACATCGGCCGTCATCTTGGAGCCAAGAATCTCGTCATCGAAGCCCAACGGGAATTCGTGGGAAACGGGTTGGGCGAGAATGTGTTAACGCTCATGGATCTCTTGGCTGCCCATCCTCGTCTTCCTGAGTCGGACTCTTGGGAATTCGACGCGCTCGTTGTTCGCACGCTTGAAGTCATCAATTCCGGGTACGCGAGTCCTTACCGGCAAACAATCGATTTTCCGATACGCGAATCTACTCCAGCTGACGAACGTGCCAAACTTTCCGCGATACTTGGTGGATTGAACCCGAATGGTCTGCCTGACACGATCGCCTACATCACGGAATCAGAAATACGGAAGGTGCAATCAAGCCTTGAAGAATTAGGCTATGATGGAGAGGGGATCCGTATGATCCTTCAGATGCCACCGAATTTAGTGGACTATACGCACTTTTTCCTCTCTTCCTCTTAA
- a CDS encoding DUF4321 domain-containing protein, with amino-acid sequence MRKTGWTLLMFVLIGGLFGGVLGEIFRVVTPPGTIQNIFARSLAPGLDPPVTLDLVLIKVTFGFLLKMNFFTFVGAILGFYLYKNL; translated from the coding sequence ATGAGAAAAACAGGCTGGACGCTCCTCATGTTCGTCCTTATTGGCGGACTGTTTGGGGGAGTCTTAGGTGAGATTTTTCGGGTCGTCACGCCACCAGGAACGATTCAAAATATCTTTGCCAGATCGTTGGCTCCGGGTCTCGACCCGCCCGTCACCCTGGACTTGGTCTTAATCAAAGTGACGTTCGGATTTCTTCTCAAAATGAATTTCTTTACCTTCGTCGGCGCAATCCTTGGATTCTACCTCTATAAAAATTTGTGA
- the uvrB gene encoding excinuclease ABC subunit UvrB encodes MVTDQTFSLQSDYSPKGDQGKAIASLSDGIVKGKPHQVLLGVTGSGKTFTMANVIANVQRPTLVVVHNKTLAAQLYQEFKGFFPDNAVEYFVSYYDYYQPEAYIPTTDTYIAKDASINDTIDQMRHAATTALLERNDIIIVASVSCIYGLGSPEVYHGMLLYLEEGMEIRREAMLAKLVEIQYSRNDLELQRGMFRARGDVIEIFPAASDSNTIRVEMFGDEIEAMYEIDPLTGQSLRRIPKIPIYPKSHYVIAPDRHERAIHGIEEELEERIAYFQRHGQLLEAQRIEQRTKFDLEMIRVMGYCHGIENYSRHLSGRSPGEPPPTLLDYFPKDFLLMVDESHVTIPQFGGMYEGDHSRKQNLVNYGFRLPSALDNRPLKFPEFEQCMHQVVYVSATPGPYELRHAGGAVVEQIIRPTGLIDPVMEVRPAKGQVEDLLHEIRNTIAKGYRVLVTTLTKRMAEDLTEYYHDVGLKVRYLHSDIKTLERAEIIRDLRRGVFDVLVGINLLREGLDLPEVSLVGVLDADKEGFLRGQRALIQTAGRAARNSTGKVILYGDVITESMRVALDETGRRRHIQQAYNVAHGITPETIVKRIHDLAYDIAEADYMELNVAAEEEEVYRVEGGVDKAIQSLEKEMKAAAKALEFEKAAKLRDAIKRLRQKELQIGG; translated from the coding sequence ATGGTGACTGACCAGACATTTTCACTACAGTCGGATTATTCCCCCAAAGGGGATCAGGGGAAGGCGATTGCTTCGCTTTCTGATGGCATTGTGAAGGGAAAGCCTCATCAAGTTCTCCTCGGGGTGACCGGTTCAGGTAAGACCTTCACGATGGCCAATGTGATCGCGAATGTCCAGAGGCCAACCTTGGTGGTCGTCCATAACAAGACGTTAGCCGCTCAGCTCTACCAGGAATTCAAGGGGTTTTTCCCCGACAATGCCGTCGAGTATTTCGTGAGTTACTACGACTATTATCAGCCCGAAGCCTATATTCCCACGACCGATACCTACATCGCGAAAGATGCTTCGATCAACGACACTATCGACCAGATGCGTCATGCCGCGACGACGGCTCTACTGGAACGAAACGACATCATTATCGTAGCGTCGGTGTCCTGTATTTACGGCCTGGGTTCTCCTGAGGTGTACCACGGCATGTTGCTCTACCTGGAAGAGGGTATGGAGATTCGACGCGAGGCGATGCTCGCCAAACTCGTCGAAATTCAATACTCGCGAAATGATCTGGAATTACAGCGTGGGATGTTTCGTGCCCGGGGAGACGTCATCGAAATCTTCCCGGCCGCTTCCGATTCAAATACCATACGTGTGGAAATGTTCGGCGATGAAATCGAGGCCATGTATGAGATCGATCCATTAACTGGGCAATCCTTGCGGCGGATCCCCAAGATTCCCATCTATCCCAAGAGTCATTATGTGATCGCGCCAGATCGTCATGAACGGGCGATTCACGGTATCGAAGAAGAGCTGGAGGAACGCATCGCCTATTTTCAACGTCATGGCCAATTGTTGGAGGCGCAACGGATCGAACAACGGACGAAGTTTGATCTCGAAATGATTCGCGTGATGGGGTACTGTCATGGCATCGAGAATTATTCTCGACACCTCAGCGGCCGGTCTCCTGGAGAGCCGCCCCCGACCTTACTAGACTATTTCCCAAAGGATTTTCTCCTGATGGTCGATGAGTCGCATGTCACGATCCCTCAGTTTGGTGGAATGTATGAGGGCGATCATTCGCGGAAGCAGAATCTCGTGAATTACGGGTTTCGTTTGCCGTCGGCGTTGGATAACCGTCCCTTGAAGTTTCCGGAGTTCGAGCAGTGCATGCATCAAGTCGTGTACGTATCCGCCACGCCTGGTCCGTATGAACTGAGGCATGCGGGCGGGGCCGTGGTCGAGCAGATTATTCGTCCAACCGGATTGATTGATCCGGTGATGGAAGTCAGGCCGGCAAAGGGTCAAGTGGAAGACCTTCTTCATGAAATCCGCAACACGATCGCGAAGGGGTATCGTGTCCTCGTGACAACGCTCACGAAACGGATGGCGGAAGACTTGACGGAGTATTACCACGATGTGGGCTTAAAGGTGCGCTACCTGCATTCAGATATCAAAACACTCGAGCGTGCCGAGATTATTCGAGATCTTCGACGTGGAGTCTTTGATGTCCTGGTGGGGATTAATCTGCTGCGCGAAGGACTTGATCTTCCCGAAGTCAGTCTGGTGGGGGTGCTCGATGCGGACAAGGAAGGGTTTCTTCGTGGGCAGCGCGCGCTCATTCAAACGGCCGGGCGCGCGGCGCGAAACAGTACGGGCAAGGTGATCTTGTACGGGGATGTGATCACCGAATCGATGCGTGTGGCGTTGGATGAGACAGGCCGGCGCCGACACATCCAACAGGCCTATAATGTGGCCCATGGCATTACTCCAGAAACCATCGTGAAGCGGATCCATGATTTGGCGTATGACATTGCCGAGGCAGACTACATGGAACTCAATGTCGCGGCTGAGGAAGAAGAAGTCTATAGGGTTGAAGGCGGGGTGGACAAAGCCATTCAAAGTTTAGAGAAGGAGATGAAGGCGGCGGCCAAAGCTCTGGAATTTGAAAAGGCGGCTAAATTGCGCGATGCGATCAAACGTCTGCGGCAAAAAGAACTGCAGATAGGGGGATAG
- a CDS encoding formate--tetrahydrofolate ligase, whose translation MTNIEIATQAILQPIQEIAQTRLGLSPDQIELYGRYKAKIPLSTLEQCRDRPDGKLILVTAMTPTIAGEGKTTTSVGLADGLNKIGKRTIVAIREPSLGPCFGMKGGACGGGYAQVVPMADINLHFTGDFHAITSAHNLLAAMADNHLYWGHEPKLDVRRMSWRRTMDMNDRSLRNIVTGLGGAANGFPREALFDITAASEVMAILGLASDLKDLQRRLGNIKVGRTVEKAMVFAKDLHAAGAMTALLKDAIHPNLVQTLEHNPAFVHGGPFGNIAHGCNSVVATCAALKLADYVVTEAGFGADLGAEKFFNIKCRRAGLKPDCAVMVATVKALKLHGGANAKQLDQEDLKAVRLGLPNLLRHLENVQKFGVPTLVAINHFTSDTTAEINLVKQACADLGVNVVLAEHWAKGGDGATALAEEVIHVIEQGKANFEVLYGDEQPLAEKVRTIAREIYRADDVEFPKSILNRLTELEQAGYGHMPVCMAKTQYSFSTDPNKKGAPSGFTIPVRDIRLSSGAEFVVVLTGDILTMPGLPRVPAANAIGMTAQGEIVGLF comes from the coding sequence ATGACAAACATTGAAATTGCGACCCAGGCGATTCTTCAGCCGATTCAGGAAATTGCCCAAACGCGTTTAGGCCTGTCTCCAGATCAGATTGAACTCTATGGGCGATATAAGGCGAAGATTCCGCTCTCAACGCTCGAGCAATGTCGAGATCGCCCTGACGGCAAGCTGATCCTCGTCACGGCCATGACCCCTACCATCGCCGGCGAAGGAAAGACGACCACGTCGGTCGGTCTGGCTGACGGGCTCAATAAGATCGGGAAGCGGACCATCGTCGCCATACGTGAACCCAGTCTGGGGCCATGTTTCGGGATGAAGGGGGGAGCCTGTGGGGGCGGGTATGCGCAAGTCGTCCCGATGGCGGATATCAATCTCCATTTTACGGGTGATTTTCATGCCATTACGTCCGCACATAACCTCCTCGCGGCCATGGCGGATAATCATCTCTATTGGGGCCATGAGCCGAAGCTTGATGTACGTCGCATGAGCTGGCGGCGAACGATGGATATGAATGATCGGTCGTTACGCAACATCGTCACCGGGCTCGGTGGTGCAGCCAACGGATTTCCGCGTGAAGCGCTATTCGATATTACCGCTGCCTCTGAAGTCATGGCCATATTGGGATTAGCCTCGGATCTGAAGGACCTTCAGCGACGATTAGGAAATATTAAGGTGGGACGAACGGTGGAGAAGGCGATGGTGTTCGCCAAGGACCTCCATGCCGCAGGCGCGATGACGGCCTTGTTAAAAGACGCCATTCATCCAAATCTTGTGCAAACGCTGGAGCATAACCCCGCATTCGTCCACGGAGGCCCATTTGGGAACATTGCGCATGGGTGTAATTCTGTGGTGGCCACATGCGCGGCGTTGAAATTGGCGGATTATGTCGTGACTGAAGCGGGATTCGGCGCGGATCTGGGGGCCGAAAAGTTTTTTAATATTAAATGCCGGCGTGCGGGGCTCAAGCCTGATTGCGCGGTCATGGTGGCGACCGTGAAGGCGCTGAAACTTCATGGCGGGGCGAATGCCAAGCAGCTTGATCAGGAGGATTTGAAAGCCGTAAGGCTCGGTCTTCCTAATCTGTTGCGACATTTGGAGAATGTTCAAAAATTTGGCGTCCCAACCCTGGTGGCCATCAATCACTTTACGTCGGATACGACGGCGGAAATCAATCTCGTTAAACAGGCATGTGCCGACTTAGGCGTGAATGTTGTGCTTGCGGAACATTGGGCTAAGGGTGGCGATGGCGCGACGGCGTTAGCAGAGGAAGTCATCCATGTGATCGAGCAGGGGAAGGCAAATTTCGAAGTGCTCTATGGAGATGAGCAGCCACTGGCTGAAAAGGTGCGGACCATCGCGCGAGAAATTTATCGGGCGGACGATGTGGAATTTCCGAAAAGTATCCTCAATCGTTTGACTGAACTCGAACAGGCTGGTTATGGACATATGCCCGTATGCATGGCGAAGACGCAGTATAGTTTTTCGACCGATCCGAACAAGAAAGGGGCTCCGAGCGGGTTTACGATTCCCGTGAGAGACATTCGACTATCGTCGGGGGCTGAATTTGTCGTGGTCCTGACCGGTGATATTCTGACCATGCCTGGTCTCCCCCGTGTGCCGGCGGCCAATGCCATCGGGATGACTGCGCAAGGGGAGATTGTTGGGCTCTTCTAA
- a CDS encoding endonuclease/exonuclease/phosphatase family protein, which translates to MARLTVMLIWMLATHAGWGLSVWAQEFEVGNPIILRATKPVGVPIHRKNPPNFWKHVPTGTRVILEDIASDGQWLMIRLPSGEPAWVSIKYIRASTPRDISEDPEPNTAIHTQSTSTLTSSIEQETKVWQSREGCERVVREGGRMAVASSATLRVATWNLRWFPVGQPQDQHDSQAKPTDIDWLVCTLIWMQLDLLTVQESLGTSTASHAWDTITRILSQKTGKKWKWYRQPCGRPDDHHIGLLWNDSQVELSQFESLWQFNSKAKSPQKACTFGLRPGQYVRVKSRQSNGADFHLISLHLKSGPTVFAVEERQKALNRIDRTIAPFLKQDQDVVILGDFNTMGAGDRHSQISELKYIRRMVSKESPGFDDLKLTPQCSQYFRGEGGWLDHILVTKGMEEVAVKKAQVTGYCGVAQCQAIKGTYPAAYQRLSDHCPVVMEITNQDRDD; encoded by the coding sequence ATGGCCCGCCTCACTGTCATGCTTATCTGGATGTTGGCAACTCACGCTGGCTGGGGGCTGTCTGTATGGGCGCAAGAATTTGAGGTAGGCAACCCGATTATTCTGCGCGCCACCAAACCGGTCGGCGTGCCCATTCATCGAAAAAATCCGCCAAATTTCTGGAAGCATGTCCCGACTGGAACGCGAGTGATCCTTGAGGATATCGCCTCTGATGGACAGTGGCTCATGATACGTCTTCCGTCCGGAGAACCGGCTTGGGTGAGCATCAAGTACATCCGTGCGAGTACACCGAGGGACATCTCAGAGGACCCTGAGCCAAACACGGCCATTCACACGCAATCGACCTCAACACTAACTTCGTCAATAGAACAAGAAACCAAAGTCTGGCAATCACGAGAAGGATGTGAGCGAGTGGTCAGGGAGGGGGGACGCATGGCTGTCGCCTCCTCCGCGACGTTACGTGTCGCGACATGGAATCTTCGATGGTTTCCGGTCGGGCAACCTCAAGATCAACACGACTCCCAGGCCAAACCCACGGATATCGATTGGCTGGTCTGCACGCTCATCTGGATGCAGCTTGACCTCTTGACTGTTCAAGAATCCCTCGGGACATCAACGGCATCTCATGCTTGGGACACGATAACGAGAATCCTTTCTCAAAAGACGGGGAAGAAATGGAAATGGTATCGCCAGCCCTGCGGGCGCCCTGACGATCATCATATCGGATTGTTATGGAACGACTCCCAGGTTGAACTCTCACAATTCGAAAGTCTCTGGCAATTTAACTCGAAAGCCAAATCGCCGCAGAAAGCCTGTACGTTCGGGCTCCGTCCCGGCCAATACGTCCGTGTCAAGTCACGGCAAAGCAACGGAGCAGATTTTCACCTTATCAGTCTGCACCTCAAATCAGGGCCGACTGTCTTCGCGGTTGAAGAAAGGCAAAAAGCCTTGAATCGCATCGATCGAACCATCGCGCCTTTTCTGAAGCAGGATCAGGACGTGGTGATCCTCGGAGACTTTAATACCATGGGCGCAGGAGACCGCCATTCACAGATCTCGGAATTGAAATACATTCGCCGCATGGTCTCGAAGGAAAGCCCGGGGTTTGACGACCTGAAGTTAACTCCACAGTGCTCACAGTATTTTCGAGGGGAAGGAGGGTGGCTGGATCACATCCTGGTGACCAAAGGCATGGAAGAAGTAGCGGTCAAAAAAGCTCAAGTCACCGGCTATTGTGGCGTCGCTCAGTGCCAGGCCATCAAGGGGACCTATCCGGCAGCGTACCAGCGATTATCAGATCACTGTCCAGTCGTGATGGAAATCACGAATCAGGATCGCGATGACTAA
- a CDS encoding cation diffusion facilitator family transporter: MASGSKKVIYAALIGNALIAVTKFAASAFTGSSAMLAEGIHSLVDTGNQGLLLYGLHKAKKPPDEQFPFGHGKEVYFWSFVVAILIFALGAGISLYEGVLHILHPEPIENPMVNYVVLGLALIFEGGAWYFAFKEFSEVKGRWSYFQAVQRGKDPTMFLVLFEDSAAVLGLIVAFVGIWLGQVTGIPYLDGVATVIIGLILGATAVWLAYETKGLLIGESANREVVQDIRALAEQCAEIKHVNEVLTMHMGPDFILVNVSVDFRDGLTSEQVESTIASIDHQIKHVHPRVKRVFIEAEKRRRQVQEKRAALAEKKS, translated from the coding sequence ATGGCTTCCGGCTCCAAGAAGGTTATCTATGCGGCCCTGATCGGCAATGCGCTGATTGCCGTGACAAAATTTGCCGCCTCGGCGTTTACCGGGAGTTCGGCAATGCTCGCCGAAGGCATACATTCCTTGGTGGATACGGGTAATCAGGGGCTGTTGCTGTATGGCCTGCATAAAGCCAAAAAACCACCGGATGAACAGTTTCCGTTTGGCCATGGGAAAGAAGTTTATTTTTGGAGTTTTGTCGTGGCCATTCTCATCTTTGCCTTGGGGGCGGGAATCTCACTGTATGAAGGCGTTTTGCATATCCTGCATCCTGAGCCTATTGAAAACCCCATGGTCAATTACGTGGTGTTAGGGCTCGCTCTGATCTTCGAGGGGGGCGCCTGGTATTTTGCGTTCAAAGAATTCTCTGAGGTAAAAGGTCGATGGTCGTATTTCCAGGCGGTACAACGTGGAAAAGATCCAACGATGTTTCTGGTGTTATTCGAAGATTCTGCGGCGGTATTGGGTCTGATCGTTGCTTTCGTGGGGATTTGGTTGGGACAGGTTACGGGTATTCCCTATCTCGATGGTGTCGCCACGGTGATTATCGGATTGATTCTGGGAGCGACGGCCGTCTGGCTGGCATATGAGACGAAGGGACTGTTAATCGGAGAAAGTGCGAATCGAGAGGTTGTCCAAGATATTCGAGCGCTGGCGGAACAGTGCGCTGAAATAAAACATGTCAATGAAGTCCTGACGATGCATATGGGACCGGACTTTATTCTCGTGAATGTGAGTGTGGATTTTCGCGATGGCCTGACTTCAGAGCAGGTGGAATCCACGATTGCTTCGATTGATCATCAGATTAAACATGTACATCCCCGGGTGAAGCGCGTGTTTATTGAAGCGGAAAAACGACGGAGGCAGGTTCAAGAAAAACGAGCCGCGCTTGCCGAAAAGAAGTCTTGA
- a CDS encoding DNA-3-methyladenine glycosylase I yields the protein MTRCSWATNDVLIRYHDEEWGVPLHEDQRLFEFLILEGMQAGLSWHTILKKRPALRRAFDDFQAHKIAAYPPRKVQQLLNDPCIIRNRLKILSSIQNAKAYLKVKNEFQSFDEYIWRFVEGKPLNNRWPQHQQIPCQTPESSAMSKDLKRRGFSFVGSTICYAFMQATGMVNDHTIDCFRHGQIPS from the coding sequence ATGACGAGATGCTCATGGGCAACCAATGATGTATTGATCCGCTATCATGACGAAGAGTGGGGCGTGCCACTTCATGAGGATCAGCGACTCTTTGAATTTTTGATTCTCGAAGGCATGCAAGCTGGCCTAAGCTGGCACACCATCTTAAAAAAACGCCCGGCCTTACGACGCGCCTTCGACGACTTCCAGGCCCACAAGATCGCAGCCTATCCACCGCGAAAGGTTCAACAGCTCCTGAACGATCCCTGCATTATCCGAAACCGGCTCAAGATTTTGTCTTCGATTCAAAATGCCAAGGCATACCTGAAAGTCAAAAATGAATTTCAGAGTTTTGATGAGTACATTTGGCGATTTGTCGAAGGAAAACCGCTCAACAACCGTTGGCCACAACATCAACAGATTCCCTGCCAGACACCGGAGTCCAGCGCGATGAGTAAAGATTTAAAACGCCGTGGGTTTTCTTTCGTCGGTTCCACGATTTGCTACGCGTTCATGCAAGCCACGGGAATGGTCAACGATCACACCATCGACTGCTTTCGACATGGTCAAATCCCATCCTAG
- a CDS encoding metal-dependent hydrolase yields MASAFSHALVAYAIGRSHQWTVSPQRFWILTIGCSILPDVDVLAFAVGIPYGHVLGHRGLTHSFFFAFLLGVSLVRFGFPNVPLNSAAGWKLVAHFSIVTASHGILDAFTNGGRGVAFFAPFDTTRYFFPWTPVQVSPIGIANFFSDSGLRVLESEGVWIGIPVGLWLAAIRLVRRKD; encoded by the coding sequence ATGGCTTCCGCCTTTTCTCACGCGCTTGTTGCGTATGCCATCGGCCGTTCCCACCAGTGGACAGTATCCCCTCAGCGCTTCTGGATCCTCACCATCGGGTGTTCTATTCTTCCTGATGTTGATGTATTGGCTTTTGCCGTGGGGATTCCATACGGACATGTGCTAGGACACCGGGGTCTGACCCATTCGTTCTTTTTTGCTTTTCTTCTCGGGGTGAGTCTCGTTCGGTTCGGGTTTCCCAACGTGCCTTTGAATTCGGCTGCCGGGTGGAAACTCGTCGCCCATTTTTCGATCGTAACTGCTTCGCATGGAATATTGGACGCCTTCACCAATGGAGGGCGTGGCGTGGCATTCTTTGCCCCATTTGACACGACCCGCTATTTTTTCCCGTGGACTCCGGTGCAGGTCTCGCCGATAGGTATCGCCAATTTTTTTAGCGACTCGGGCTTGCGAGTCTTGGAGAGCGAAGGGGTATGGATTGGAATTCCTGTTGGACTCTGGCTGGCAGCGATCCGGTTGGTCAGGCGGAAAGATTGA
- a CDS encoding HAD-IA family hydrolase, whose translation MAGYQGEFSTESCEMRPSQKLPIVEAVAFDLDGLMVNTEELYTEVGGVMLERRGKRITRELLDHMMGRQSHVALQVMIDWHRLDDTVEQLQNETDEIFSSLLEERLAPMPGLLSLLDKLALHAIPKAVTTSSRRCFVDRVLELLDIRDHFQFFLTAEVIERGKPDPEIYQKAAKQFHVEPERLMVLEDSEIGCRAALAAGAYTVAVPGEHSRNHDFSGVHLVAESLADPSIEQLFIRSSC comes from the coding sequence ATGGCCGGCTATCAAGGAGAGTTCTCGACAGAGTCTTGCGAAATGCGTCCTTCTCAGAAACTGCCAATCGTTGAAGCTGTGGCGTTCGATCTAGACGGCCTGATGGTCAACACCGAAGAGCTGTACACGGAAGTCGGTGGCGTCATGTTGGAGAGACGTGGGAAGAGAATCACCCGAGAGTTGCTGGATCACATGATGGGGCGACAAAGTCACGTGGCGTTACAGGTCATGATCGATTGGCATCGCTTAGATGACACGGTTGAACAGTTGCAGAACGAAACAGATGAAATTTTTAGCAGTTTGCTCGAGGAACGATTAGCCCCGATGCCTGGCTTATTGTCATTATTGGACAAGCTTGCCCTCCATGCGATCCCTAAAGCCGTGACGACGAGTAGTCGACGCTGTTTCGTGGATCGTGTTCTGGAGTTGCTCGATATTCGGGATCATTTTCAGTTTTTCTTAACAGCTGAGGTGATCGAGAGGGGCAAGCCAGATCCGGAGATTTATCAAAAGGCGGCCAAGCAATTTCATGTGGAGCCGGAGCGACTCATGGTGTTGGAAGACAGTGAAATCGGGTGTCGGGCTGCCTTGGCTGCGGGCGCCTACACAGTGGCTGTGCCTGGCGAGCATAGTCGAAACCATGATTTTTCAGGCGTGCATTTAGTGGCCGAAAGCCTGGCTGATCCTTCGATTGAACAGCTCTTCATTCGCTCCTCGTGTTGA